One part of the Arabidopsis thaliana chromosome 1 sequence genome encodes these proteins:
- a CDS encoding cyclin-like protein (cyclin-related; FUNCTIONS IN: molecular_function unknown; INVOLVED IN: biological_process unknown; LOCATED IN: cellular_component unknown; EXPRESSED IN: 23 plant structures; EXPRESSED DURING: 13 growth stages.), whose amino-acid sequence MDAYQPPPQYLRPPSGPPPPTDPYHQYYQHQARPPVPPPTQPGGPPAWYSNQFHHPHSPSPPPPPPPQWGPPSPHYPQGQPYSSPAYPPHQPPFNAGANGNSQFPPPSTGAPIPPPYPQANQEWGNPNWGYQQQQGHTPQANSNVEDWAVKAKEWAAANKDQQSQQSAPNQPSGQVYQQQYPTHGYQDFHQQAVPGVSYQQHQQFPVPPTTQPERYPNYATGNESFPGVGLPQENLPTSSAIHQQEVPYSYSSVAEESGNTTQHEVHISLPDGGGPVHTEQHMQYAYGDQSAAPPSNFSDHNAWQPHTTSGVVYPPIPSSAQSIPQHDSSMAIPPVSGHIMPPYGRFPPPNPQPVGPPYAFGTKPPLHPVAAFMDDSYAASSVPPKKAPVPNWLKEELLKKKADLGRPSSGRFEERESMDDDVLYKPPTKADQPDKKSFSPSNSSDEEEEDEMDAARTTEINMEIKRILTEVLLKVTDELFDEIATKVINEDEAIPKDDSVQHNHKLSSSLLSTADPLHKASAKILVSVEGANTKASSGSPADVLGLASYASDDDDADTDAASDANADENGVESLGVGSRHNVSQQPSTEKLPDPEAMASAKLDPAVGVNANSGKNSKSGLEDYSQMPGSTRKDDEAGSTKISDVSASSGLDDDTSGSRKEHPDRTDSDKDAILDEPHVKNSGVKSDCNLRQDSNKPYGKDLSDEVSTDRSRIVETKGGKEKGDSQNDSKDRMKENDLKSAEKVKGVESNKKSTDPHVKKDSRDVERPHRTNSKEDRGKRKEKEKEEERSRHRRAENSSKDKRRRSPTSNESSDDSKRKSRSRRRSVSPSPVRSRRKRSSPSSDESSDDSKRKSSSKRKNRSPSPGKSRRRTIESKKFDKKTMGKPSGVASKKTHHKKYHICFDCIDMFLRGHHIASILSTRTLSTLLMTNPGRSGQGPDQDPPTGAIVNEHSSKLV is encoded by the exons ATGGACGCGTACCAGCCACCACCTCAATACCTGAGACCGCCGTCTGGACCACCGCCTCCGACGGATCCTTACCACCAATACTATCAGCATCAGGCGAGACCACCGGTGCCTCCTCCTACGCAGCCCGGTGGTCCTCCTGCATGGTACTCCAACCAATTTCATCACCCTCACTCTCCATCGCCACCGCCTCCACCTCCGCCGCAGTGGGGGCCACCTTCACCGCATTATCCTCAAGGCCAACCTTACTCTTCTCCCGCTTATCCTCCTCACCAGCCGCCATTCAACGCCGGCGCTAACGGTAACAGTCAGTTTCCTCCTCCATCTACCGGTGCGCCGATTCCTCCGCCATATCCTCAGGCTAATCAG GAATGGGGCAATCCAAATTGGGggtatcaacaacaacaaggtcaCACCCCTCAAG CTAATAGCAACGTCGAGGACTGGGCTGTGAAAGCCAAAGAATGGGCAGCTGCGAACAAGGATCAGCAATCACAGCAGTCTGCACCGAACCAACCTAGCGGACAAGTCTACCAGCAGCAGTATCCTACTCATGGCTATCAAGATTTTCATCAACAGGCAGTTCCAGGAGTAAGCTATCAGCAGCATCAGCAGTTTCCAGTTCCACCCACAACACAGCCCGAGAGATATCCAAATTACGCAACAGGAAACGAGAGCTTTCCTGGAGTTGGATTGCCCCAAGAAAACCTGCCTACCAGTTCTGCAATTCATCAGCAGGAGGTACCTTATAGTTATTCTTCTGTAGCAG AAGAGTCTGGAAATACAACACAACATGAGGTGCATATATCATTGCCTGATGGTGGGGGACCTGTTCACACGGAGCAGCATATGCAATATGCATATGGAGATCAATCAGCTGCTCCACCTAGTAACTTTAGTGATCACAATGCATGGCAGCCCCATACCACAAGTGGAGTAGTCTATCCTCCAATTCCTTCATCGGCGCAATCAATACCTCAG CATGACTCATCTATGGCCATACCTCCTGTTTCGGGTCATATCATGCCCCCATATGGAAGGTTTCCCCCACCAAATCCCCAGCCTGTTGGACCCCCATATGCTTTTGGGACAAAGCCCCCTCTTCACCCTGTTGCAGCATTCATGGATGACTCATATGCAGCATCGTCTGTTCCTCCTAAAAag GCTCCTGTACCTAACTGGCTCAAGGAAGaattattgaagaaaaaagcaGATCTTGGAAGGCCTTCTTCAGGGAGATTTGAGGAGAGAGAATCTATGGATGATGATGTACTTTATAAACCTCCTACGAAAGCTGATCAGCCTGACAAAAAAAGCTTCAGCCCCTCTAATTCCtctgacgaagaagaagag GATGAGATGGATGCAGCTAGAACCACAGAAATTAATATGGAGATAAAGCGTATCTTGACAGAAGTCCTTCTTAAG GTTACAGATGAATTATTTGATGAAATTGCAACCAAAGTCATTAACGAAGATGAAGCAATACCTAAAG ATGATAGTGTACAGCATAATCATAAATTGTCATCATCCCTTCTCTCCACAGCTGATCCACTCCACAAGGCTTCGGCAAAGATTTTGGTCTCGGTAGAAGGTGCAAATACAAAAGCTAGTTCTGGCTCTCCAGCAGATGTGCTAGGTCTTGCTAGCTATGcctctgatgatgatgatgctgataCTGATGCTGCTTCTGACGCGAATGCTGATGAAAATGGAGTGGAGAGTCTTGGTGTGGGGTCAAGACACAATGTTAGTCAGCAGCCAAGCACTGAGAAACTTCCTGACCCTGAAGCAATGGCCAGTGCGAAATTGGATCCAGCAGTTGGAGTCAATGCTAATTCTGGCAAGAATAGTAAGTCAGGCTTGGAGGATTATTCTCAGATGCCAGGCTCCACGAGAAAAGATGATGAGGCGGGTAGTACCAAAATATCTGATGTAAGCGCCAGCTCTGGACTTGATGATGATACTTCAGGAAGCAGAAAAGAGCATCCTGACAGAACTGATAGTGATAAAGATGCCATACTAGATGAACCTCACGTGAAGAATTCTGGCGTGAAATCAGATTGCAACCTTCGTCAGGATAGTAATAAACCTTATGGGAAAGATTTGAGTGACGAAGTGAGTACAGATAGAAGTAGAATAGTTGAAACGAAAGGTgggaaagagaaaggagattCTCAGAATGACTCAAAAGATAGAATGAAGGAAAATGACTTAAAGTCAGCAGAGAAAGTTAAAGGCGttgaatcaaataaaaaatctacTGATCCCCATGTAAAGAAAGACTCAAGGGATGTAGAGAGGCCTCACAGAACTAATTCTAAGGAAGACCGgggtaaaagaaaagagaaggaaaaggaagaagaaaggtcaAGACACAGGCGGGCTGAAAACTCGAGCAAGGACAAAAGAAGACGTTCTCCAACCAGTAATGAATCTTCTGATGATTCGAAGAG GAAGTCCCGTTCTAGAAGAAGGAGTGTATCACCATCTCCTGTGAGGTCCAGAAGAAAACGCTCTTCTCCATCCAGTGATGAATCCTCTGATGATTCAAAAAG GAAGTCAtcttcaaaaagaaagaatcgGTCACCATCACCCGGAAAGTCCAGAAGAAG AACTATTGAAAGCAAaaagtttgacaaaaagaCAATGGGTAAGCCAAGCGGAGTAGCTAGTAAGAAAACTCACCACAAAAAGtatcatatatgttttgattgtaTAGACATGTTTCTTCGCGGTCACCACATAGCAAGCATTCTCAGCACAAGAACACTCTCTACTCTTCTCATGACAAATCCAG GTCGAAGCGGTCAAGGTCCAGATCAAGATCCCCCCACAGGCGCCATCGTAAATGAACACTCTAGCAAACTGGTCTGA
- the ABCB26 gene encoding transporter associated with antigen processing protein 1 (transporter associated with antigen processing protein 1 (TAP1); FUNCTIONS IN: ATPase activity, coupled to transmembrane movement of substances, transporter activity; INVOLVED IN: transport, transmembrane transport; LOCATED IN: chloroplast; EXPRESSED IN: 24 plant structures; EXPRESSED DURING: 14 growth stages; CONTAINS InterPro DOMAIN/s: ATPase, AAA+ type, core (InterPro:IPR003593), ABC transporter-like (InterPro:IPR003439), ABC transporter, transmembrane domain, type 1 (InterPro:IPR011527), ABC transporter integral membrane type 1 (InterPro:IPR017940), ABC transporter, transmembrane domain (InterPro:IPR001140), ABC transporter, conserved site (InterPro:IPR017871); BEST Arabidopsis thaliana protein match is: transporter associated with antigen processing protein 2 (TAIR:AT5G39040.1); Has 433965 Blast hits to 389325 proteins in 4163 species: Archae - 7467; Bacteria - 334124; Metazoa - 10295; Fungi - 7727; Plants - 5683; Viruses - 22; Other Eukaryotes - 68647 (source: NCBI BLink).), producing the protein MAQQVLGCTSRPIRVSLHRCSVITTSDTIRRKNLRFVRNPRLSFSLQSSTRNYRLPSINCSTVNGAVAETAEYYEGEGDNVSLAEKIRQCIDFLRTILPGGSWWSFSDEVDGRFIAKPVTVWRALSRMWELVAEDRWVIFAAFSTLIVAALSEITIPHFLTASIFSAQSGDIAVFHRNVKLLVTLCVTSGICSGIRGCFFGIANMILVKRMRETLYSTLLFQDISFFDSQTVGDLTSRLGSDCQQVSRVIGNDLNMIFRNVLQGTGALIYLLILSWPLGLCTLVICCILAAVMFVYGMYQKKTAKLIQEITASANEVAQETYSLMRTVRVYGTEKQEFKRYNHWLQRLADISLRQSAAYGIWNWSFNTLYHATQIIAVLVGGLSILAGQITAEQLTKFLLYSEWLIYATWWVGDNLSSLMQSVGASEKVFQMMDLKPSDQFISKGTRLQRLTGHIEFVDVSFSYPSRDEVAVVQNVNISVHPGEVVAIVGLSGSGKSTLVNLLLQLYEPTSGQILLDGVPLKELDVKWLRQRIGYVGQEPKLFRTDISSNIKYGCDRNISQEDIISAAKQAYAHDFITALPNGYNTIVDDDLLSGGQKQRIAIARAILRDPRILILDEATSALDAESEHNVKGVLRSIGNDSATKRSVIVIAHRLSTIQAADRIVAMDSGRVVEMGSHKELLSKDGLYARLTKRQNDAVL; encoded by the exons ATGGCTCAGCAAGTACTCGGCTGCACGAGCCGCCCCATCCGCGTTTCTCTTCACCGGTGTTCTGTTATTACCACCAGTGACACTATCAGAAGGAAGAATCTCCGATTCGTTAGAAACCCGAGATTGTCGTtttctcttcaatcttcaaCTAGAAATTATCGTCTGCCTTCGATTAATTGCTCGACGGTGAATGGAGCAGTAGCGGAAACTGCGGAATATTAcgaaggagaaggagataACGTTTCACTTGCTGAGAAAATCCGGCAATGTATTGATTTCCTCCGGACGATTTTACCAGGTGGAAGCTGGTGGAGTTTCTCCGATGAAGTTGATGGTAGGTTCATTGCTAAGCCTGTGACTGTTTGGCGTGCGTTAAGTCGGATGTGGGAACTTGTGGCTGAGGATCGTTGGGTTATCTTCGCTGCGTTTTCCACTCTTATAGTAGCCGCG CTTTCAGAGATAACTATTCCGCATTTTTTAACAGCTTCGATCTTCTCGGCACAAAGTGGTGATATCGCTGTGTTTCATCGAAATGTCAAGCTCTTGGTTACGTTATGTGTTACTTCAGGCATTTGCAG TGGCATACGAGGATGCTTCTTTGGGATTGCTAACATGATACTT GTGAAACGAATGAGGGAAACACTATACTCCACTCTTCTCTTCCAG GATATATCATTTTTCGACTCTCAAACTGTTGGTGACTTAACAAGCAGACTTGGCTCAGACTGTCAGCAAGTCTCGAGGGTCATCGGAAATGATCTGAACATGATATTTCGCAATGTTCTTCAG GGTACAGGGGCattgatttatttgctaattTTGTCTTGGCCCCTTGGGCTGTGCACATTGGTGATATGCTGTATTTTGGCTGCGGTTATGTTCGTTTATGGGAT GTACCAAAAGAAGACAGCGAAGCTAATTCAGGAGATCACAGCTTCTGCAAATGAA GTCGCTCAAGAGACATACTCTTTGATGAGAACCGTTCGTGTATATGGGACAGAGAAGCAAGAGTTTAAAAG GTACAATCACTGGCTTCAGAGATTGGCGGATATAAGTTTGAGACAGAGTGCTGCATATGGTATTTGGAACTGGAGCTTCAACACTCTATACCATGCAACTCAG ATTATTGCTGTCCTGGTTGGAGGATTGTCTATCTTAGCTGGTCAAATAACAGCAGAGCAGCTGACAAAGTTTCTGTTGTATAGTGAGTGGTTAATCTATGCTACATGGTGGGTGGGAGATAATTTATCATCTTTGATGCAATCGGTTGGAGCAAGTGAAAAGGTTTTCCAAATGATGGATCTCAAGCCAAGTGATCAATTCATATCAAAAG GAACGAGACTGCAGAGACTGACAGGACATATCGAGTTTGTAGATGTGTCATTTAGCTACCCTTCAAGAGATGAG GTAGCGGTGGTTCAAAACGTAAACATTTCCGTGCATCCTGGTGAAGTGGTAGCAATC gttGGTCTAAGTGGCAGTGGCAAAAGTACACTGGTTAATCTTTTGCTGCAACTCTACGAACCAACAAGTGGTCAG ATTCTACTAGATGGGGTTCCTTTGAAAGAGTTGGATGTCAAGTGGCTTAGGCAAAGAATCGGATACGTGGGGCAG GAACCAAAGCTCTTCCGCACAGACATCAGTTCGAACATCAAGTACGGATGTGATCGTAATATATCGCAAGAAGATATAATATCGGCTGCAAAGCAAGCCTATGCACATGACTTTATCACAGCACTTCCGAATGGTTACAACAcaattgttgatgatgatctACTCAGTGGAGGGCAGAAACAACGGATTGCCATTGCTCGTGCCATCCTTAGAGATCCTAGAATCCTCATCCTCGATGAAGCCACAAGTGCACTCGATGCAGAGAGCGAACACAATGTTAAG GGCGTACTTCGTTCTATCGGAAACGACTCAGCAACAAAGAGAAGCGTCATAGTGATAGCACACAG ACTTTCTACAATTCAAGCTGCGGATAGAATAGTGGCTATGGACAGTGGACGAGTCGTCGAG ATGGGCAGTCACAAAGAACTTTTGAGCAAAGATGGCTTATACGCGAGATTGACGAAGAGACAAAACGATGCCGTCTTATGA
- a CDS encoding Ribosomal protein L18e/L15 superfamily protein (Ribosomal protein L18e/L15 superfamily protein; FUNCTIONS IN: structural constituent of ribosome; INVOLVED IN: translation; LOCATED IN: cytosolic ribosome, ribosome, cytosolic large ribosomal subunit, membrane; EXPRESSED IN: guard cell, leaf; CONTAINS InterPro DOMAIN/s: Ribosomal protein L18e/L15 (InterPro:IPR021131), Ribosomal protein L15, conserved site (InterPro:IPR001196); BEST Arabidopsis thaliana protein match is: Ribosomal protein L18e/L15 superfamily protein (TAIR:AT1G23290.1); Has 1077 Blast hits to 1077 proteins in 419 species: Archae - 174; Bacteria - 17; Metazoa - 357; Fungi - 165; Plants - 139; Viruses - 0; Other Eukaryotes - 225 (source: NCBI BLink).) — protein MTTRFKKNRKKRGHVSAGHGRIGKHRKHPGGRGNAGGMHHHRILFDKYHPGYFGKVGMRYFHKLRNKFFCPIVNLDKLWSLVPEDVKAKSTKDNVPLIDVTQHGFFKVLGKGHLPENKPFVVKAKLISKTAEKKIKEAGGAVVLTA, from the coding sequence ATGACAACCAGATTCAAGAAGAAcaggaagaagagaggtcaCGTCAGCGCCGGACATGGGCGTATCGGTAAGCACCGTAAGCATCCCGGAGGTCGTGGTAACGCTGGAGGTATGCATCACCACAGGATCCTCTTCGACAAGTACCATCCAGGTTACTTCGGTAAAGTTGGTATGAGGTATTTCCACAAGCTGAGGAACAAGTTCTTCTGCCCAATCGTTAACCTCGACAAGCTTTGGTCACTCGTCCCTGAAGATGTGAAGGCGAAATCAACCAAGGACAATGTTCCGTTGATCGATGTGACTCAACATGGTTTCTTCAAGGTTTTGGGTAAAGGTCATTTGCCTGAGAACAAGCCGTTCGTTGTGAAGGCGAAGCTTATTTCGAAGACtgctgagaagaagattaaggAAGCTGGTGGTGCTGTTGTGCTTACTGCTTAA
- a CDS encoding F-box family protein (F-box family protein; FUNCTIONS IN: binding; INVOLVED IN: biological_process unknown; LOCATED IN: chloroplast; EXPRESSED IN: 24 plant structures; EXPRESSED DURING: 15 growth stages; CONTAINS InterPro DOMAIN/s: F-box domain, cyclin-like (InterPro:IPR001810), F-box domain, Skp2-like (InterPro:IPR022364), Tetratricopeptide-like helical (InterPro:IPR011990), Tetratricopeptide repeat-containing (InterPro:IPR013026), Sel1-like (InterPro:IPR006597); BEST Arabidopsis thaliana protein match is: HCP-like superfamily protein (TAIR:AT1G18260.1); Has 16059 Blast hits to 6577 proteins in 1289 species: Archae - 0; Bacteria - 11525; Metazoa - 502; Fungi - 723; Plants - 391; Viruses - 15; Other Eukaryotes - 2903 (source: NCBI BLink).), translating to MKQRTWPCRSEGSRFSSLSFLKPHDKDKRSRISSINKATAKSTTSSRSSSSSSSSRPPSNEFGDFSMLPYDILMKIAAPFSHPNLQAASLVCKSWRDALKPLRESMLLIRWGKKYKHGRGGVRANLDKALDSFLKGAMRGSTLAMVDAGLVYWERGEKEKAVNLYRRASELGDAVGQCNLGIAYLQVQPSNPKEAMKWLKQSAENGYVRAQYQLALCLHHGRVVQTNLLEATKWYLKAAEGGYVRAMYNISLCYSVGEGLPQNRKLARKWMKRAADHGHSKAQFEHGLALFSEGEMLKSVLYLELAERGGEAAATPVKEVVHQQLSATFGGQAVHHAIHQANNWRPLPVTR from the exons atgaagcagaGAACCTGGCCTTGTAGATCTGAAGGATCTCGATTCTCCTCCTTATCGTTTTTGAAACCTCACGACAAGGATAAACGGAGTAGAATTTCATCAATCAACAAAGCAACGGCGAAGTCAACCACAAGTTCaaggtcttcttcttcctcttcttcttcacgtcCTCCATCGAATGAGTTCGGAGATTTCTCGATGCTTCCGTATGATATACTGATGAAGATTGCTGCACCGTTTAGTCATCCGAATCTTCAAGCGGCGTCTTTGGTATGTAAATCGTGGAGAGACGCGCTAAAGCCGTTGCGAGAGTCGATGTTGTTGATTCGGTGGGGGAAAAAGTACAAGCACGGAAGAGGAGGTGTGCGAGCGAATCTCGACAAAGCTCTTGATTCGTTTCTGAAAGGAGCTATGCGTGGATCCACGCTCGCTATGGTCGACGCTGGGCTTGTGTATTGGGAAAgaggagagaaggagaaagcgGTGAATTTGTATCGGAGAGCTTCGGAGCTTGGTGATGCTGTTGGTCAATGTAATTTAGGGATTGCTTATCTTCAAG TTCAACCTTCAAATCCCAAGGAAGCGATGAAATGGTTGAAACAATCTGCAGAGAATGGTTATGTTCGAGCACAGTATCAGTTAGCTCTTTGTTTACACCATGGTCGGGTCGTGCAAACCAATCTGCTTGAAGCT ACTAAATGGTACCTAAAGGCAGCAGAAGGTGGGTATGTACGAGCGATGTATAACATTTCGCTTTGTTATTCGGTTGGAGAAGGCTTACCACAAAACCGCAAGCTAGCAAGAAAATGGATGAAACGAGCAGCTGATCACGGCCACAGTAAAGCTCAGTTTGAACACGGCCTTGCTCTATTTTCT GAAGGGGAGATGCTGAAGTCAGTGCTTTACTTAGAACTTGCCGAACGTGGTGGCGAAGCAGCTGCTACTCCCGTCAAAGAAGTTGTACACCAACAGCTTTCTGCAACTTTTGGTGGTCAGGCCGTACACCATGCCATACACCAAGCCAATAACTGGCGTCCTCTACCAGTTACTCGATGA
- the ABCB26 gene encoding transporter associated with antigen processing protein 1 has translation MCYFRHLQVKIFGIRGCFFGIANMILVKRMRETLYSTLLFQDISFFDSQTVGDLTSRLGSDCQQVSRVIGNDLNMIFRNVLQGTGALIYLLILSWPLGLCTLVICCILAAVMFVYGMYQKKTAKLIQEITASANEVAQETYSLMRTVRVYGTEKQEFKRYNHWLQRLADISLRQSAAYGIWNWSFNTLYHATQIIAVLVGGLSILAGQITAEQLTKFLLYSEWLIYATWWVGDNLSSLMQSVGASEKVFQMMDLKPSDQFISKGTRLQRLTGHIEFVDVSFSYPSRDEVAVVQNVNISVHPGEVVAIVGLSGSGKSTLVNLLLQLYEPTSGQILLDGVPLKELDVKWLRQRIGYVGQEPKLFRTDISSNIKYGCDRNISQEDIISAAKQAYAHDFITALPNGYNTIVDDDLLSGGQKQRIAIARAILRDPRILILDEATSALDAESEHNVKGVLRSIGNDSATKRSVIVIAHRLSTIQAADRIVAMDSGRVVEMGSHKELLSKDGLYARLTKRQNDAVL, from the exons ATGTGTTACTTCAGGCATTTGCAGGTCAAGATCTT TGGCATACGAGGATGCTTCTTTGGGATTGCTAACATGATACTT GTGAAACGAATGAGGGAAACACTATACTCCACTCTTCTCTTCCAG GATATATCATTTTTCGACTCTCAAACTGTTGGTGACTTAACAAGCAGACTTGGCTCAGACTGTCAGCAAGTCTCGAGGGTCATCGGAAATGATCTGAACATGATATTTCGCAATGTTCTTCAG GGTACAGGGGCattgatttatttgctaattTTGTCTTGGCCCCTTGGGCTGTGCACATTGGTGATATGCTGTATTTTGGCTGCGGTTATGTTCGTTTATGGGAT GTACCAAAAGAAGACAGCGAAGCTAATTCAGGAGATCACAGCTTCTGCAAATGAA GTCGCTCAAGAGACATACTCTTTGATGAGAACCGTTCGTGTATATGGGACAGAGAAGCAAGAGTTTAAAAG GTACAATCACTGGCTTCAGAGATTGGCGGATATAAGTTTGAGACAGAGTGCTGCATATGGTATTTGGAACTGGAGCTTCAACACTCTATACCATGCAACTCAG ATTATTGCTGTCCTGGTTGGAGGATTGTCTATCTTAGCTGGTCAAATAACAGCAGAGCAGCTGACAAAGTTTCTGTTGTATAGTGAGTGGTTAATCTATGCTACATGGTGGGTGGGAGATAATTTATCATCTTTGATGCAATCGGTTGGAGCAAGTGAAAAGGTTTTCCAAATGATGGATCTCAAGCCAAGTGATCAATTCATATCAAAAG GAACGAGACTGCAGAGACTGACAGGACATATCGAGTTTGTAGATGTGTCATTTAGCTACCCTTCAAGAGATGAG GTAGCGGTGGTTCAAAACGTAAACATTTCCGTGCATCCTGGTGAAGTGGTAGCAATC gttGGTCTAAGTGGCAGTGGCAAAAGTACACTGGTTAATCTTTTGCTGCAACTCTACGAACCAACAAGTGGTCAG ATTCTACTAGATGGGGTTCCTTTGAAAGAGTTGGATGTCAAGTGGCTTAGGCAAAGAATCGGATACGTGGGGCAG GAACCAAAGCTCTTCCGCACAGACATCAGTTCGAACATCAAGTACGGATGTGATCGTAATATATCGCAAGAAGATATAATATCGGCTGCAAAGCAAGCCTATGCACATGACTTTATCACAGCACTTCCGAATGGTTACAACAcaattgttgatgatgatctACTCAGTGGAGGGCAGAAACAACGGATTGCCATTGCTCGTGCCATCCTTAGAGATCCTAGAATCCTCATCCTCGATGAAGCCACAAGTGCACTCGATGCAGAGAGCGAACACAATGTTAAG GGCGTACTTCGTTCTATCGGAAACGACTCAGCAACAAAGAGAAGCGTCATAGTGATAGCACACAG ACTTTCTACAATTCAAGCTGCGGATAGAATAGTGGCTATGGACAGTGGACGAGTCGTCGAG ATGGGCAGTCACAAAGAACTTTTGAGCAAAGATGGCTTATACGCGAGATTGACGAAGAGACAAAACGATGCCGTCTTATGA